One genomic segment of Corynebacterium durum includes these proteins:
- the glgX gene encoding glycogen debranching protein GlgX translates to MSSTYEHSFQVWPGEAYPLGSTYDGAGTNFALFSDVAERVELCLLDREDNETRINIEEVDAHIWHCYIPGIQPGQRYGYRVYGPYDPANGHRCDPNKLLVDPYAKAFDGEFDGHPSLFSYDITDPGNPEGRNTEDSLGHTMKSVVINPFFDWANDRAPRTPYHETVIYEAHVKGMTMTHPDVPDNLRGTYAGLAHPAIISYLKDLGITAIELMPVHQFLQDDRLRELGLRNYWGYNSFGFFAPHQEYAAARKPGGAVAEFKNMVRAFHEAGIEVILDVVYNHTAEGNHMGPTIAFRGIDNAAYYRLVDGDKYHYMDYTGTGNSLNVRDPHTLQLIMDSLRYWVQEMHVDGFRFDLASTLARELHDVDRLAAFFDLVQQDPVVSQVKLIAEPWDVGEGGYQVGNFPPLWTEWNGKYRDTVRDFWRGEPATLGEFASRLTGSSDLYANNGRRPTASINFVIAHDGFTLNDLVSYNEKHNMANGEGNRDGESHNRSWNCGVEGPTTDPSILKLRAQQRRNFLTTLLLSQGTPMIAHGDEMARTQSGNNNVYCQDSPLSWINWNQLEEFDPLVKFTRRLLRIRANHPVFRRRRFLAGGPLGEDMKQRDIAWLVPSGKLMTQADWDFFFGKSLMVYLNGDAIAEPDSRGQRIVDDSFILCFNAHHESIEFTLPDKRFGQRWKLIVDTTEDTGYPLTAEIIDADGTIEVPARSTMLLKQIEPPVYDDADSGESSAEVAESTTTDASAEETEASAPTPRTPAVMNPPKHVDATPPPTKADMQQAAEPYVDEYSDDYSNDASGAVDDYS, encoded by the coding sequence ATGAGTAGCACCTACGAACATAGCTTTCAGGTTTGGCCCGGTGAGGCGTACCCCCTCGGCTCTACTTATGACGGCGCGGGAACAAACTTTGCGCTTTTCTCCGATGTGGCAGAACGCGTGGAACTGTGCCTTCTAGATCGTGAAGACAACGAAACCCGCATCAACATCGAAGAAGTCGATGCCCACATCTGGCACTGCTATATTCCCGGGATTCAACCAGGCCAACGCTATGGCTACCGTGTCTACGGCCCCTACGACCCCGCAAATGGCCACCGTTGTGACCCCAACAAACTGCTCGTAGACCCCTACGCAAAAGCCTTCGACGGTGAGTTCGACGGGCACCCTTCCCTTTTTAGCTACGACATCACTGACCCCGGCAACCCCGAGGGCCGCAACACCGAAGACAGCTTGGGGCACACCATGAAGTCCGTGGTGATTAACCCCTTCTTCGACTGGGCCAATGACCGAGCGCCCCGGACCCCTTACCACGAAACCGTAATCTATGAGGCGCACGTCAAGGGCATGACCATGACCCATCCGGACGTACCCGACAACCTCCGCGGAACCTACGCAGGGCTTGCACACCCTGCGATTATTAGCTATTTGAAGGATTTAGGTATAACGGCGATTGAGCTAATGCCGGTGCACCAATTCCTTCAGGACGACCGGCTCCGCGAATTGGGGTTACGCAATTACTGGGGCTACAACTCCTTCGGATTCTTTGCCCCCCACCAGGAATACGCCGCCGCCCGCAAACCCGGCGGGGCCGTCGCCGAATTCAAAAACATGGTCCGTGCCTTCCACGAAGCAGGCATCGAAGTCATCTTGGACGTGGTGTACAACCACACCGCCGAAGGCAACCACATGGGCCCCACCATTGCTTTCCGCGGCATTGACAACGCCGCCTACTACCGGCTGGTGGACGGCGATAAATACCACTACATGGACTACACGGGCACCGGAAACTCCCTCAACGTCCGTGACCCGCACACCCTGCAGCTGATCATGGATTCCCTGCGGTACTGGGTGCAGGAAATGCACGTCGACGGCTTCCGTTTCGACCTGGCCTCCACACTCGCCCGCGAACTCCACGACGTGGATCGTCTCGCCGCCTTCTTCGACCTGGTGCAGCAAGACCCGGTGGTTTCCCAAGTCAAACTCATCGCTGAGCCTTGGGACGTCGGCGAGGGTGGCTATCAGGTGGGTAACTTCCCACCCCTCTGGACCGAATGGAACGGCAAATACCGCGACACCGTGCGCGACTTCTGGCGCGGCGAACCTGCCACCCTCGGCGAATTTGCCTCCCGCCTCACCGGCTCCTCCGACCTTTACGCCAATAACGGACGACGCCCCACCGCCTCCATCAACTTTGTCATCGCCCACGACGGCTTCACCCTCAACGACCTGGTCAGCTACAACGAAAAGCACAACATGGCCAATGGTGAAGGCAACCGCGACGGCGAAAGCCACAACCGATCCTGGAACTGTGGTGTGGAAGGCCCCACCACCGACCCGAGCATCCTGAAACTCCGCGCCCAGCAGCGACGAAACTTCCTCACCACACTGCTGCTCTCCCAGGGCACACCCATGATCGCCCACGGCGACGAAATGGCCCGCACCCAAAGCGGCAACAACAACGTCTACTGCCAAGACTCGCCACTCAGCTGGATCAACTGGAACCAACTCGAAGAATTCGACCCCCTAGTCAAATTCACCCGGCGTTTGCTGCGCATCCGCGCCAACCACCCCGTTTTCCGACGCCGCCGCTTCCTTGCCGGCGGTCCCCTCGGCGAAGACATGAAGCAACGCGACATCGCGTGGCTGGTCCCCTCCGGCAAACTCATGACCCAAGCCGACTGGGACTTCTTCTTTGGCAAATCCCTCATGGTGTACCTCAACGGCGACGCCATCGCCGAGCCCGACAGCCGCGGCCAACGCATCGTCGACGACTCCTTCATCCTCTGCTTCAACGCCCACCACGAAAGCATCGAATTCACCCTGCCCGACAAACGTTTCGGCCAGCGGTGGAAACTCATCGTGGACACCACTGAAGACACCGGATACCCCCTCACCGCCGAAATTATCGACGCCGACGGCACCATCGAAGTCCCCGCACGCTCCACCATGCTGCTCAAGCAAATCGAGCCGCCCGTCTACGACGATGCCGACTCAGGGGAAAGCTCCGCTGAGGTTGCCGAAAGCACCACGACTGATGCGTCAGCTGAGGAGACTGAGGCCAGTGCTCCCACGCCGCGCACACCCGCCGTGATGAATCCACCCAAGCACGTGGATGCCACCCCGCCACCCACGAAGGCGGACATGCAGCAAGCTGCGGAACCCTATGTTGACGAGTACTCTGATGACTACTCCAATGACGCCAGCGGCGCCGTTGACGATTACAGCTAA